The proteins below come from a single Acinonyx jubatus isolate Ajub_Pintada_27869175 chromosome A1, VMU_Ajub_asm_v1.0, whole genome shotgun sequence genomic window:
- the CCDC122 gene encoding coiled-coil domain-containing protein 122 isoform X2, whose product MIRYNEYYAKIKEHKDSLWEVGSKRSFMTTLHEKQDLVRKLKTMKEELMQNLKNPEGNHIKQVQEDIIKLKAKIIAVKESIIEKTFFLEEEEKTHEKLRKEIEVQHKRYNAILKRLHCQVNKLQSNRRQWQSNIQQLEKTAAELRKRIGMKY is encoded by the exons ATGATAAGATATAATGAAtattatgcaaaaataaaagagcataaaGATAGTTTGTGGGAAGTTGGAAGCAAAAGGTCATTCATGACTACACTCCATGAAAAACAAGATCTtgttagaaaactaaaaacaatgaaagaggAACTTATGCAAAATCTCAAAAATCCAGAAGGAAACCACATAAAACAAGTACAG GAAGACATTATAAAGCTGAAGGCTAAAATTATAGCTGTAAAAGAATCTATCATTGAAAAAACTTTCTttcttgaggaagaagaaaagacacatgaaaaattaagaaaggaaatagag GTACAACATAAGAGATATAATGCAATTCTTAAGCGTTTGCATTGTCAAGTGAACAAGCTTCAGTCAAATAGAAGACAATGGCAATCGAACATTCAACAACTGGAAAAAACTGCAGCTGAACTGAGAAAACGCATTGGAATGAAATACTAA